Within Oribacterium sp. oral taxon 102, the genomic segment ACGGCGAGCGCCAGAAGCTGCCCGATTTCAGCCGTATCCGAGGTCTGATAAACCTCCTCTTCATCATCGCCTCCGCTTCTCCATACCGTAAGCTTCGAAACCTCCGATGCCTCCGGCTTCTCCGGCAGATACAGCCCATGCTTTTTCAGGAACTCCAGCGTATTCCGATAGCTTGGATAAATCTGATAGCGGAATTGATACTGCGGAAGCTTCTGATTTTCTCTGCTCAGCCTGAGGTAGTCTCCAAGAGGCATTTCTATTTCGTCATCGCCATAGCGATAATAATCCTCCGGTGTCGGACTGACATAGAGCGTTACCTCTCCTATGAAGTCGTTACGGATCGCGAAGCTGTAACGGAACTGTTTGAGATCCTCTGTGTAAGCGCGCAGGAACTCTGCGGCGATCTCGTCATTTCCCTCCAGTGTATCCGAGCTCATGGAGCCGTAGCCCGAACGCGCAGAGCTGTACGCCGTTTCATACTGAAGCTCCGTATATGCCCCATGTCCGGCTTCAAACGGATATCCGGAGAGCAGCCACTCGGATTCCTTATAGGTCTCTGTGTCTGTGATGCGGTTCATCCTCTCCTCATCTATATCGTAGGGGAGCAGGAACTGCCGCGCCCGCTGGCTGCCGTCCCTCATCTGATAGTAGACGTGTACCCGGTAGCCCTGCTCCGAGTAGTAGCCATAGCTGTCCCTCGGGATTTTGCAGGAATATTCCTGTCCGAGCTGCGCAAGCTCCGTGATCGTTCGCAGCAGTGCCGGATCCGTGAACGCGTACTCTCCCTCATCCGGCAGCTCTCCTTTCTCCATGCCGTGCTCGTCGAGGCTCCATCTGGCATCTCCCCAGTAGGAGGTAATGAACTTCACGGACTGCAACGCTTCTGCCTTCGGTACATAGCGGTCATAGCCCGCAAGGTCAAAACGGTAAAAGCAGAGAATTCCCAGCGACAGCAGCACTGCAGTCAGCAGCTCCACCGGATGCCGGAAGAGAGAGCGAAAACGGAAATTATAAATGATTTCCATCATACAGCAAAGCAGCACCGCCGCAAAGACGGTCAGAGCCAGAATGAGTCCCGTAGACAGCGCTGAATCATGAAAGCCGAGGATCTGTCCGACCAGAAGCCCGATAGAGAGCGCACCAGGCACCGTCAGCGCGAATTTGATCACGATCTGCATCGGACGGAATACCACTGCTGCACCCAGAGCTTCATTCTTTCGAAAACAGTAGGCAATCCAGCAGAGTGCGAGCACGATGAGGAAGAGAAGCAGCGCCTGCAGATCCTGCCGCAGCATATCGCGGAAGCCATTCTGAAGAAACTCCCGCATTCCTACGCTCCGGTAGAGCTCGATCTGCGTTGAAGTCTCGGAGATCCCTGACAGGTAATAATAGACCGGAGAGCTCCGGAAGATCCAGCTCTCCTCCCCCGGCATCGAGAGATAGGTTCGGAAGAAGCTCGTCTTACAGCCGAGCTGCAGCAAGCGGATCCACGGCTCATAGAACAGGAGCACTGCCGTTCCCAGCAGGGAAATCAGGATATTCCCGCAGAGCATCATGGACAGCGTGGAAATACCGTAAAGCCCGAGAAAGAGAATCAGCTCCCGGAAGTATTGCAGGACACACTGTAAGAAAAAATGCAGGGTCATGGCGCGGAGCGCAACGGCGATCAGTACCGCGACTGCGCGCCAAAGCGCGCTCATAGAGGCGTAGATCAGAATGCCGCTCAGGAATACCGTAACGAAGCGCATCCGCCGGCTCGTCGGCTGGCTCTCATAAAAGTCCAGCTCCTGCCGGCTGTCAAGGTAGGCGAAGCCGGATACGGAAAGCACTACTGCCAAAAGCCCGCTGAAAATGGCATTGAAGCTGTGGAAGCCCAGAAAGAAATCCAGCGTTTGCAGCTTCCGTTCCAGCAGGAGCGCCTCCGGCAGCAGGAGATAGGAATTGGAGTTCTCTATCGCGGAAAGTCCCAGAAAGCTTCCGATCACGAGAAAGAGGAACAGCAGCAGCCCGCTCAGTACAATGTTCCAGAGCCGCCTCCGGAATTGCAGCCTCATATTAGTTAAGAATGAATTTCCGAACGTCATATCCGACTCCCTCCGTTTCACTGATGAAGATCTCCTCCAGCGTCAAGGGGAGAATCTCGTAAAATACAGTATCCAGACCGCGGAAGACCTCCTCCACCGCCCTTCTGTTATTGCGTACCGTAAAGGTGCAGAGCTTCCCGACCCGATTCTCGCTGAGGATCGACAGCCGCTCCCGCAGCGCAGCGATCTCCTCCTCCCCGCGAAAGACTGCCTGCACCTTCTGCAAGCCGAGCTTCATGCTGTCCAGATCTTCGCTCAATACGACGCCTCCCTGATGCAGCAGCCCGATATGGTCACAGATATCCTCCAGCTCCCTGAGATTATGGGAGGCAATGATCGGCGTCAGCCCTCTTTCGACCATATCATTCGCGAAGATGCTCTTCACTGCCTGCCGCATTACAGGATCCAGCCCGTCGAAGGTCTCGTCGCAGACCAGATACTTCGTCCTGCTGCAGATTCCGAGGATCACGGAGAGCTGCTTCCGCATTCCCTTCGAGAAATTGGAGATCCGCCTCGATTTCTCCAGTCCGAAATCAGAGAGCAGCGTGTCGAAGCGCGCCGCATCGAAGTCCTCGTAGATGCTCCGGTAATAATTCTTCATATCCTCCGCATTGCCGTTCCGGAAGAAAAAGGGTTCGTCGGAAATAAAGAAAATATTTCTCTTCACGAGCGGATTGTCATAGACCTTCCCCTCGTCAATGTAGATCTCCCCTCCGTCCGGTGTAAGCACGCCGCAAAGCATACGCAGCAGGGTGCTCTTGCCGGCACCGTTTGTACCGATCAGCCCGAAGACCTGCCGCTCCGCGATATCCAGCGAAACGGCATTTACCGCCTTGAAGTCATCGAAGCTTTTCTCTACCCTCTGTATCGAAATCATCCTTTTCCCCCTTTCTGCCGTGCATCCCGCTCCTCCTCGGCGAGCTCCGCAAGAAGCGCTTCTGTATCAATCCGCAGCTCCCTCGCCCGCCCAAGCTCCTCCCGGATCCGATCCCGGATCTCCTCCCGAATCCGCTCTCTCTGCCCCTCCTCCCGACGAACGAAGCTGCCCTTGCCCTTCACAGAGTAGAGGTAGCCCTGCCGCTCCAGCTCCATGTAGGCACGCTGCACGGTATTCGGATTCGTGGAAAGCATCGTAGCGAGCTGACGAACCGAGGGCATCTGCTCTGCCGGCTCCAACGCCCCCTTTAATATCAGACGCTTGTAATTCTCCACGATCTGTTCGTAGATCGGGCGGCCATCCTGATAATCAATCAACATAATTGTTCTCCCTATGTAACAGCATATCCGTATCCACTGTATTAGTCATAATAATACAGTTTGGGCAGGCTGTCAATACAGAGAAAGAAACGAAAAATAAAAATCTGTGCAGCGGGAGCAATACAGATTCCTCCTGCCGCACAGATTTTCCTATCCCTGATCGACCTGCTCCGTGACCTCTGTCTCCTCCTCGGGGACTGCCGAAGCTTTCCCTTTCCTCTCTGCCTCCCTCTTCTCTCTCCTCCGGCTCTCCTCTATGATTCCCTGCAGACGAACCCACATCCGTCTGTAAAGCAGATAGGTCAGGAGCACCAGTCCCAGAAGGGACAGGAGGAGGAAGAGCAGGATACCGTGTTTCGTCAGACGCAGCACCAAAAAAAACATCGGGAAGCTCCTCTCTCCTCTATCAGCGGTTTTTACCCAGCAGCATACGGAAGCTGGTAATCTCGCCGTCCTCGTTCTGCCTGATATCCTGCATATACAGCTCCGGCAGGAACTTCACGGCATCCTTTGCCTGAATGCTGATGAGATCCCCGTCAAGATAATGCAGCCACGCGTCCTTCTGCAGCTTGATTTTCAGCGCTCGATCTGCCTCTCCGCTCGGACGTCCCTCCGCCTTCTCGTAATAGAGCTCCGCATCGATCTCGAAATAGCTTCCCCTGTCCACGCGGGTATTGCTCTTCGCGAGCAGAATCATGTTCGGGTGCGCCGCATACTCCGCGGCGGCCTGGAAGCTCCGTGCGCCGTTGGCATCTACATAGACACCGTCTATGGTGGTATCCCGCAGCATCACGCCATCGTCCCCGACATAGTAGGTTTCGTCGATCCATGCAGAGCGAAGCATCCTGCCATCCGCATCGAAAAAATAGCGCTTCCCGTCCAGCTCTGCCCAGCCTGTCTGCATCGCTCCGTCTGAGGCAAAATAGTAGCTGTCCTGTCCTATCGTTTGGAGCCCTGTCAGCAGATAGCCGTTTTCATCAAAATAATAGGCTTTGTCCTCCTGATAGAGCCAGCCCTTCACGGTCTCGCCGCGCCCGTCAATGAAGGAGCGTCCGCCCTCTGTCTCTACCCAGTCGTTCAGGTGATACTTCTCCGGATCAAGAGAAATCTGATACTTCGCCTCTGCGAGCGGCCCATGCACGCCGTCGCTCGCGATCGCATAGGCGCTGAGCTGATAATCCCCGCTGTATCGAAGCTCGATCGGCTCCTGATAGAGCGCGTCCGTGACCTCTTCGCTTCCGCCCCGAAGCGTATAATGAATCTCCTGCCCGTCAGCATTGGACAATGAAAGCTCCAGTGGATCTGTGTAGACAAGCCCTGCCGTCTCTCCGGATGGACTGATGCTGACCAGTGGATGGATTGCACGGAGCTTCGCCGCCAGCACGCTGTCCTCCGGCAGCTTCTCCACAGCCTCCGAAAGCAGCTTCACCGCATCCTCATGTCTGCCGCTGTTCAGGTATGCCTCCGAAAGCAGGAGATATACCTCCTGGCTGTCCGCTTCTCCGTCGAGAAGCCGGGTCAGCAGCGGAACCGCCGCGTCGTAGTTCTGCTCCGCAACGAGCTTCTGCCCCTTTCTAAGCAGACGGCCCTGCTTCGCCTCCGGGGTATTCATATAGAAAACCACCACGGCAAGCGCTATGACTGCCGTGCCAAACGGAACCAGCAGTCTCCGGTTCTGCCGGAATGCGCTTCTCCAATGCTTCGGATCCGGCGGCATCGTCGCCAGCTTCTCGAACGCAGGATCCGGACCGGTATATTGCTCCTCCTCCGCGACAAGCTCCTCCATCGGGAGGATCTCTGCGGGTTCCGCATCCTCCTCCGAGAGGGTCTCCTCGCGGTAGTCCGCGATGTCGTGAATCCGGACGGATTCCGCGGGCTCTTCTGCCTCTTCAGTTTCCTGCTCCACGGAAACAGCCGCTCCGACCTCCACCGGCTGCTCTGCCCCGTCAAGCCCGGTGATCTGCCGGATTCGCTCCAGTACACGCTTATTCAGGAGAGAAAGCTCCTCCGCCTCCTGTGCCTGCCGCCGCTTCTCGAGCTCCTCTGCGAGCTGCCGCATCAGCTCCGGATTCTCCGGCGCAGGCTCTTCCGGCTCTTCTTTGTCCGCCGCCTCCGTTTCGGTATCTACGGCAGAGGACGGCGCAGCAGAAGCCTCTGCATCGTTCGCCTCCGGCTCTCCCGCTTCGGCAGACACTTCGGTGTCCGTCGGCTCCTCTGCGGGCTGCTGCAGCGGCTCCGGATTCTCCGGTGCAGACTCTTCCGGCTCTTCTTTGTCCGCCGCCTCCGTTTCGGTATCTACGGCAGAGGACGGCGCAGCAGAAGCCTCTGCATCGTTCGCCTCCGGCTCTCCTGCTTCGGCAGACACTTCGGTGTCCGTCGACTCCTCTGCGGGCTGCTGCAGCGGCTCCGGATTCTCCGACGCAGACTCTTCCGGCTCTTCTTTGTCCGCCGCCTCCGTTTCGGTATCTATGGCAGAAGACGGCACGGCAGAAGCCTCTGCATCGTTCGCCTCCGGCTCTCCTGCTTCGGCAGACACTTCGGTGTCCGTCGGCTCCTCTGCGGGCTGCTGCAGCGGCTCCGGATTCTCCGGCGCAGACTCTTCCGGCTCTTCTTTGTCCGCCGCCTCCGTTTCGGTATCTACGGCAGAAGACGGCACGGCAGAAGCCTCTGCATCGTTCGCCTCCGGCTCTCCCGCTTCGGCGTTCACTTCAATCACTTCCGTATCTTCAATCTCCGTGGCAGATAGCTCCGTATCCTCCGCATCTTCCGTCCCCCGCTCCTCTGTCTCCGGTTCCGGGCGCGCCGCAAGCGCCCCCGCACTCTCCAGCCGGGCAGCAATTCTCGCCGCGATCCGCTCCGGCAGCTTGTACTCGACTGCATCCACCGGATGATACGCCTCGGAGAAGTCAATATAGATATTCGTGAGCAAACCGCAGTTCGGACAAAAACGGGAAGCTGCCGGGATCTCTGTCCCGCAATTTCTGCATTTCATCATATCTTCGCCTTTTCCCGCTTCGCGTTAATCAAGCGGAATACATAATTACGGATCTCCGCCTCTACCCCAGTGGAGAGGTGCCAGAAGCGAAGCCCATAGCCGAAACGTCCATTCTCTGCCTTTTTCACCCAAACCGGTGCAAGGTGCAGCTCTCTCGGTGTCCTTTCAAAGCTCAAACTCACCTTGATCGCCTCGCCCTGATGAAGCTCCTCCGCCGTTTCGATATACATGCCGCCGGCACTGATATTCCGAATCGTAGCGAAGAAGCTGCCCCTCCGTCCGCTCTCCTTCTCGAAAAGCGCCTCTATCTGTATCCCGACGCGGACATCGTGCTGCCGCTGTATGATCCTTTTGACCTCCCGGATCTCGCAAATCCCAATCCAGGGATAGGAGCTGTTCGGATAGCCTGGATTCCGCCGGATCAGCACCTCCGACGCCGTGACGAGCAGCCCCTGCGAGAGATCATAGAAGTCTACCTGCATCAGCTGACGGCAGTCCTGCAGGCGATAGGTCTTGAAATACAGAATGATCCTCTCTTCCTCCGTCACCACCTTCACCGGCAGTCTGGTCTTATCCGGCGGCAGAAAAACCATTCCCTTTTTACAGTCTCTGAGTATCATCTTCTAGATCTCCCCCATGCTTCCAATGCTGCCGCCCCGCATCATCATCTGTATCCGCAGGAGCGCAACGAGGTTCCGGAAGCTATCCCTGCGCAGCGTCACCGTATCCGAAGCGCCATCTCCTGCCGCCGCCTCCCGTTCTGCGCTCCTCTGTCCCAGAAGCAGCTGCATAAGCTGATCCCCGCCAAGCGCACCGGCTGTCGCACCACCAATCCCTCCGGCTGCGATTCCGCCCAGTCCGCCGAAAAAGGAGCTTCTGCCGCTGCCGAGAAGCGCCGCGAGCCCCATACCGTCCAGAGAAGCGGATAGCGGAAGCCCTGCCGCTCCATACGAAGACGTGCCGCTTCCCCCGCCGTAACGATAGCTGCTCTCGATATGCAGGCTGCTGTCACCCAGCATCTTCATAATACTGCTGACATAGTTCTGTGTTTCCCGGTACGGCGGAATGCCGTTGTACTTCTGTACTGCGCCCGCACCCGCATTATAGGCAGCCAGCGCCAGCGGCACGGAGCCGAATTTCTTCAGGTTATCCCGGAGCAGCTTCGCACCGCCCATGATACTCTCATAGGGATCGAAGACATCCCGGACGCCGAGTCCCCTCGCGGTCTCCGGCATGAGCTGCATGATCCCCTTCGCTCCGGCATGACTGACTGCATTCGGGTCGAAATTAGACTCCTGCTTCGCCACCGCCATCAGAAGCTTCTTCGAAACACCATAGGTTCTGGATGCCGTGTCGAAGATACTCTCCAGACTGCCGCCTGCCGCCCTGAGCGCGTCCCGGAAGCTGCTGCCCGCGGAGACTGCCGCACTTTCCGTCCTGTTCCTCTGTATGCTGTTTTCCGTTACGGATGAAAGATTTATCCCGGAAGCTATCGCCATGCCCGTACCCCTTATTATAAACGCTCAAAGGAAAGCTGATCTCCCAGCTTTCCCCGAATGGTATGACAGTCAAAGAGCTTTCGCTCCTTGCAATACAGCTTGCCTTATTAGCCCTTTGACATTGATCTCCTCGCAGCAGTTCCGTTATGAAATTCGCTGCTCCGAACCCTTACCTACATTTTATTGTGCAGAGCCGTCTGTTGTCAAGGAAACTCCGTCCACCGTCACATTGCTCAGCATATGCCCGTCCGAAGGATCGAGATAATACCGCTTCCCATCGATATCCTGCCAGCCGGTCTGCATCCGCCCATTCCCGCTGGTATCCAGATAATACCAGCGTCCGAGCTGGTTCACCCAGCCGGTCACCATAATGCCGTCTCTGCCGAACAGATACCAGTCGTTCCCTACCCTGACCCAGCCGATCTGCATCCGCCCGCTCCCCGGATCCATATAGTACCAGAGGTTTCCTGTCGTCGGGAGCCAGCCGGTCTGCATATAGCCGCTGCCGTCCACATGATACCAGTCATTGCCGGTTCTGATCCAGATATTGACTGCCAGCTCGCCGTTCGGCTGATTAAAATAGCACCAGCGCCCGTTTCCGACATTCTGCCAACCTGTCAGCATCGCGCCGTTCCCGTCCATGTAATACCAGAGATTCCCGAGATTCAGCCAGCCCGTCACCGGATTGCCATTGCCGTCGATATAAAACCATCTGCCGTTCTCCTGCCGCCACGCGTTCCTGACAACACCGTTTCCGGTATCCGCAGGCTTTACATATGTCGCGCTCGAGCCGCTGCCGATTACCGTCTCGTCCACAGAGGTTACGAAATCCCCATCCTTGATATACTTCTTCTCCGCGCTCGTCGTCGCCACCGCCTTAACCTCATAATAATAGGTCTTTTCCGGATCTGTCATAAATTCCGCGAGATCCAGATAGGTATTCTTCACATTTTTGAAGCTCTTGACCCTTTTGTCATTGGCATAGAGCTCCACATTATAGCCGGGCGCATAGTTGACCTTTCTCCAGACCGCGCGCGTTCTTGCGCTGTTCCAGCCGGCACGGGAGCTGTTGTCGAGCTGCACAACCGGTGTATAATCCACCTTCACGACCAGCGTATCGTCATCCACCCGACTGACACCGGCAAACGCCGCGCCGCTCACCTTCGCCGAGCTCCGGTTGAAGTTGTCCGCGAATTCCCCCTCCCGTGCGAAGAGACGGACATTGGCGCGGATCTTCACCCCCGGGAGCCAGTTCTTCATCTGCTTCCGGTAATCGATGTCCGTGATCTCCACGCCGCTTCCGCTCACTGTCACCTCCGGCTCCTCGATCTCTCCTGGCTCTCCGTACACATCCTTGAAGGTAATGGAGACCGACTTGATCTTCTCCTCTGCCTGCGCCGAAAAACGCTGTGAAAGCAGAAGCGCAAGAAGCGCAACCGCCCAGCAGATCACGCGAACAGGTCTGTGTAATCCTCTGCCATTCATTTCTCTATCCTCCTTCTTCGCTCCTATCCGTCCAAAGCAGTTTCCGTCCTCCCCCTGCGGGGGCGGGAGGAGAGCAAAGCCTTTCGGGATTCACGCCTTCCCGGCATTCGTCTCTTCCCCGTGGAAGCCCAGAAAATACAGATAGATCTCAACGATCGCCTGATACATTTCCTCCGGAATTTCCGCTCCCAGCTGAAGCTGCGTCAGCAAGGTCGCCAACGAATCGTCCTCATAAACAGGGACGCCTGCCTGCAGCGCCGCCTCGGTAATCCGCTCTGCCATATAGCCCATCCCGGAGGCGACGACAACCGGCGCGCCGTTCCTACTGCTGTCGTATTTCAGCGCCGCCGCTTTCTTTTCCATGATTTTACCGAACTCTGCCATATCAAATCCTTATATTGATTCCGTGACTCTGTTCCGAAAGCCCCGGGAAAACCTCTGCCAAACGAAGCGCCCGCATTCTGCGGCGGATTCCGAGGTTCGCGACGCTCAGCCCATTTTTCCGGAGAATTCCGCTCACCTTCCCCTCAACCTCCTTCTGCCGCTCCATCAGCTCCTCCGGGAGAAAAAGCTGCAGGTCGACACGCCGATCCCGAATCAGAGAAACCAGCTCGAAGTCTCCGACGGACTGGATATGGAAGCGAAGCAGCAGCTTGGTTCCGCCGTTTCCTCCCCTTCTTCTGTCCTCCGGCTCAACCCACATCTCACTCATTACCTGCCTGCCCCGGAAGCGGAACGGGAAAATGCTGTGCCGAAGCGGCATATATACGCTTTCATTCACCAGAAGCCCATTCAGAACCTCCTGAAACCTCATACTGTTTTCGCTCCCTGCCTTGCCCTCTGCACCTGCCAGAAGAAGCTTCGGAAACAGTGAAGAGAAGCTGTCCTCCGCCTCCCGCTTGAGAAGACGCTCCGCGGTTTCCTGCCAGAGCGCCGCAGGATCTCCACGGAACAGGAGCTGGAAATCGCTGTTCTTCATCAGACGCTGCCCCAACTTCTCCAGCGTTTCCTTATCACCGTTTTCATACTTCACCGCATAAAGGATGAAGAGCATTGCCGCATTTCGCACCGGACCGTAGTCATGTGTCTGGGAAACGTAGCGAGACAGAAAGGGAAGAATCTCATTATTGATGAGCCGTGTGTTCGCCTCCGTATCGCCAGGCAGGGCGGAGAGGTCCAGCCGTTCCGTCAGCGCAGCGAATTTCTCTGCCGCGGAGCTGAGCATCAGATTCCGAATATCTCCGGCGATCGTCTGCATCTGACGGAGCAGATGCGGCCCGGCACTCAGGTCATTGTAGCTCTTTACAAAGTCCATAATCGCGTTCCGAAGCGGCTCGGAGATCCGCTCCTGCATCAGACCGCGGAGTCCGTCGAAGAAAGCCCCCGAGAATTTCAGCTCTCCTCCCTGCTCCTTCATAAATGCAAGCAGTTCCTCGGGATTCTGCAGCTCCATAGAGGAAAAAAGCCCTGAAAGTGCGGTTCCCAGTCCCTCTTGATTCTGGAACAGGAGCATCCCGCTGTCACTGAAAAAGAGCGCGGAGAGCTCCTTCGGGAAATCCTCCAGCCCGCGCAGATTCCGGAGAAAGCTCGCATAGTTTCCCTCGAAGTCGAGGATACGTCCTCCTCCCTCCCCGGTCGCCGTGCCGCTCCCGCCCGCGTTCTGCCCGTCCGCGCGGTTGACTGCGTCGGGATCAGCAGGATTCTGGATCGCCGGATTGTCATTTTGCAGCCTGGGCTGTCCGCTCTGGATCTGCTGGCTCTGGTCGACCGGGGTCGGGGAAATCTGTAAAATATTCGACATATCGAAGCCTGTTCCTTCTCTGGATTATGTTATAAATTCTGGATTCGTTGCTTCGAGCGCGCCTGAGGGCGCGCTTAAAGCAACGAATGCCTAAAGGACACTGATTAAATTGAAGAAGCGCATTCCTGTTGTCCCGTCAGATGCCGCTATATCCGCCCGTGTAAACACGGCGTCTATTCCGCTCGGTACTGCGTGTATAAGCCCCTCGCGTCACTTCGCTGCTTCCGCAGCTCTCGTGCCGCCAACAGCAATTCGCAAATCGCATCGCTCACTGCGTTCGCGCTGCTTTTTTGCTCATTCCTGTTGTCCCGTCAGATGCCGGAATATCCGCCCGTGTAAACACGGCGTCTATTCCGGCGCCTGACGGGGCTTATACACTAATGTACAACTAAATTCTCTAAATAGCAAATTACTTATCTAATACAAAAATATGACGATATAATAAATGAAAACAGAAATAAAGTAAATCCCCATGCCCCGTATAAGGGGCACAGTATGAATCACAGGAGGCAGCTATGGATATTACAATCAGAAGAGACATGAATACACATATCGATTTCACGTCTCGATGCTACAACCCGAAAGCTTCCTCTATAGAGGAGCAGCCGGAGAGCCGCGCGAAGTTCGATACGGTTTCGATCACGCGGAACAGCGCCGTCCGTTCCGATACTGATTTTTCAAGAGCGCTTGCCCATGAGATCGCGAGATCCGTCGGAGAGGGCGTTCCTAAGAGCCGCGTCGCGGAGCTTCATGACAGAGTGCAGACCGGTCAGTACGCCGTCTCCAGTGCCCGTGTTGCGGAGAAGCTGCTCGGCTACAGAGACTGATAAGGGACATATTTATGGATACAAAAATTACGGCGGATGCCGCACAGAGACTGCAGCAGCTCTATCAGAGGCTCCTCCCCGTTTTAGAGGAGCTCTGCGTTCTGGAGGAGCGCATCGCCCTTGCCGCGGCGGACGATCGACCGGAGACATTGGAAAAACTCGTGACAGAGGCGCAGCCTGCGCTTCTGTCCTTTCGCGGTCTCGAGAAGAAACGGGAGATGCTCTCGCAGGAGCTTTCGATTCAGGGCAGGTCCACGGCGGAGCTTCTCTCCGCTCTGCCCGATTCGCTTCGCGAGGAGCTTGCGCCTGTTCTCACGGAGCTCACCCGCTCTCTCCGCCGCTTCCGCGACGCGAAGGAGAATGCGGAGCGCATCATGCAGCTCCGCCTGAATGACCTGAACCTCCGTCTGGAGGGCATCCCGATCCCGCAGTCCCACAGAGACCGGCGTGTCTGATACCATTGATTCTATAAAGGAGAATTCCATTCTATGATAAGAGCAACCTTCGCCGGCTTCGATACCGCACTTTCCGCGCTCCGCATGAACCAGAAGAAGCTGGATATTGTCGGACACAACCTCGCGAATATGAATACGGAGGGCTACACCCGTCAGGAGCTCAGAACCTCCAGCATTAATTATGACAATCCGACCTCCTTCTACATGAACCAGAACGATGTCAATGTCGGCTTCGGCGTCGCCATGGACGAGGTGCGTCAGCTCCGCGACCAGTTTCTCGACAAGCAGTACCGCATCCAGAATTCCCGCTCCAGCTACAATTTGACGATCAATGATTCCCTGAAGAGCCTGAGTTCCTTC encodes:
- a CDS encoding EscU/YscU/HrcU family type III secretion system export apparatus switch protein, producing the protein MAEFGKIMEKKAAALKYDSSRNGAPVVVASGMGYMAERITEAALQAGVPVYEDDSLATLLTQLQLGAEIPEEMYQAIVEIYLYFLGFHGEETNAGKA
- a CDS encoding tetratricopeptide repeat protein, which codes for MKCRNCGTEIPAASRFCPNCGLLTNIYIDFSEAYHPVDAVEYKLPERIAARIAARLESAGALAARPEPETEERGTEDAEDTELSATEIEDTEVIEVNAEAGEPEANDAEASAVPSSAVDTETEAADKEEPEESAPENPEPLQQPAEEPTDTEVSAEAGEPEANDAEASAVPSSAIDTETEAADKEEPEESASENPEPLQQPAEESTDTEVSAEAGEPEANDAEASAAPSSAVDTETEAADKEEPEESAPENPEPLQQPAEEPTDTEVSAEAGEPEANDAEASAAPSSAVDTETEAADKEEPEEPAPENPELMRQLAEELEKRRQAQEAEELSLLNKRVLERIRQITGLDGAEQPVEVGAAVSVEQETEEAEEPAESVRIHDIADYREETLSEEDAEPAEILPMEELVAEEEQYTGPDPAFEKLATMPPDPKHWRSAFRQNRRLLVPFGTAVIALAVVVFYMNTPEAKQGRLLRKGQKLVAEQNYDAAVPLLTRLLDGEADSQEVYLLLSEAYLNSGRHEDAVKLLSEAVEKLPEDSVLAAKLRAIHPLVSISPSGETAGLVYTDPLELSLSNADGQEIHYTLRGGSEEVTDALYQEPIELRYSGDYQLSAYAIASDGVHGPLAEAKYQISLDPEKYHLNDWVETEGGRSFIDGRGETVKGWLYQEDKAYYFDENGYLLTGLQTIGQDSYYFASDGAMQTGWAELDGKRYFFDADGRMLRSAWIDETYYVGDDGVMLRDTTIDGVYVDANGARSFQAAAEYAAHPNMILLAKSNTRVDRGSYFEIDAELYYEKAEGRPSGEADRALKIKLQKDAWLHYLDGDLISIQAKDAVKFLPELYMQDIRQNEDGEITSFRMLLGKNR
- a CDS encoding lytic transglycosylase domain-containing protein; translation: MAIASGINLSSVTENSIQRNRTESAAVSAGSSFRDALRAAGGSLESIFDTASRTYGVSKKLLMAVAKQESNFDPNAVSHAGAKGIMQLMPETARGLGVRDVFDPYESIMGGAKLLRDNLKKFGSVPLALAAYNAGAGAVQKYNGIPPYRETQNYVSSIMKMLGDSSLHIESSYRYGGGSGTSSYGAAGLPLSASLDGMGLAALLGSGRSSFFGGLGGIAAGGIGGATAGALGGDQLMQLLLGQRSAEREAAAGDGASDTVTLRRDSFRNLVALLRIQMMMRGGSIGSMGEI
- a CDS encoding flagellar protein FlgN, which encodes MDTKITADAAQRLQQLYQRLLPVLEELCVLEERIALAAADDRPETLEKLVTEAQPALLSFRGLEKKREMLSQELSIQGRSTAELLSALPDSLREELAPVLTELTRSLRRFRDAKENAERIMQLRLNDLNLRLEGIPIPQSHRDRRV
- a CDS encoding GntR family transcriptional regulator, which translates into the protein MLIDYQDGRPIYEQIVENYKRLILKGALEPAEQMPSVRQLATMLSTNPNTVQRAYMELERQGYLYSVKGKGSFVRREEGQRERIREEIRDRIREELGRARELRIDTEALLAELAEEERDARQKGGKG
- a CDS encoding ABC transporter ATP-binding protein, whose protein sequence is MISIQRVEKSFDDFKAVNAVSLDIAERQVFGLIGTNGAGKSTLLRMLCGVLTPDGGEIYIDEGKVYDNPLVKRNIFFISDEPFFFRNGNAEDMKNYYRSIYEDFDAARFDTLLSDFGLEKSRRISNFSKGMRKQLSVILGICSRTKYLVCDETFDGLDPVMRQAVKSIFANDMVERGLTPIIASHNLRELEDICDHIGLLHQGGVVLSEDLDSMKLGLQKVQAVFRGEEEIAALRERLSILSENRVGKLCTFTVRNNRRAVEEVFRGLDTVFYEILPLTLEEIFISETEGVGYDVRKFILN
- a CDS encoding flagellar biosynthesis anti-sigma factor FlgM, whose protein sequence is MDITIRRDMNTHIDFTSRCYNPKASSIEEQPESRAKFDTVSITRNSAVRSDTDFSRALAHEIARSVGEGVPKSRVAELHDRVQTGQYAVSSARVAEKLLGYRD
- a CDS encoding N-acetylmuramoyl-L-alanine amidase family protein yields the protein MNGRGLHRPVRVICWAVALLALLLSQRFSAQAEEKIKSVSITFKDVYGEPGEIEEPEVTVSGSGVEITDIDYRKQMKNWLPGVKIRANVRLFAREGEFADNFNRSSAKVSGAAFAGVSRVDDDTLVVKVDYTPVVQLDNSSRAGWNSARTRAVWRKVNYAPGYNVELYANDKRVKSFKNVKNTYLDLAEFMTDPEKTYYYEVKAVATTSAEKKYIKDGDFVTSVDETVIGSGSSATYVKPADTGNGVVRNAWRQENGRWFYIDGNGNPVTGWLNLGNLWYYMDGNGAMLTGWQNVGNGRWCYFNQPNGELAVNIWIRTGNDWYHVDGSGYMQTGWLPTTGNLWYYMDPGSGRMQIGWVRVGNDWYLFGRDGIMVTGWVNQLGRWYYLDTSGNGRMQTGWQDIDGKRYYLDPSDGHMLSNVTVDGVSLTTDGSAQ
- a CDS encoding PilZ domain-containing protein, with protein sequence MILRDCKKGMVFLPPDKTRLPVKVVTEEERIILYFKTYRLQDCRQLMQVDFYDLSQGLLVTASEVLIRRNPGYPNSSYPWIGICEIREVKRIIQRQHDVRVGIQIEALFEKESGRRGSFFATIRNISAGGMYIETAEELHQGEAIKVSLSFERTPRELHLAPVWVKKAENGRFGYGLRFWHLSTGVEAEIRNYVFRLINAKREKAKI